Genomic segment of Globicephala melas chromosome 7, mGloMel1.2, whole genome shotgun sequence:
GTCTTTTCACACACTGGCTCTGCGGGGCTGAATGGAGCCACTGCAGCAGGAGGACACATTCCCCCTGGGTTTGCCGAGCGGGTAGCAGGCTGAGGCCCCACGTGTGATGTCCAGGAGGGACTGAGGCTGGGTCTGCACGGGGCGTCCGCTCCCCGTTCCTGCACGGCTCCGCTCCGGTAAGAGAGAGGACGCCTCCTCACAGACCCAGAGGGTCAAGCACTCGCTGGGCCGGGAAGCTCTGGTGACTAGGAAGCGGCCCCCTCCGCCCCCTGGCACGGCTGTGActgcccttcctcctttctgcAGGCAAGGGATGGGGACGGATGGGGAGTTGGGCTGGATGCCTGAGCCTCCAGGTCGAGACcgtgggaagaggaagaagagacccTCAGACCTTAGGGTCTGAACACAGCCTTTCCAGAGTCCTGTGTGCGACAGTGCCCACTGGAGGAAGTGCAGGGGCCGGTTCCTGAGGCCCCCGGCCCTCCACTGTCCAGCAACGGCCAGCCCTACCCGCGAGCACAACGGATCGGTTCCCATGAAGAAAAAGCAGTGAGACCCGTGATCACGTCAGGACCCAGACATCAACTGGGACAGAGAACGACAATTCATCGGCGCTGGCGGGCAGAGAACCACGTCACCTGCGCAGCATTTATGCCCCCGGCCTTTAACTGAATCTGACCGTGAGAAAACAGACGCACGCGGACCTTAAGAGAGGCAACCGGCCTATACTAAAATGCCAACGCTAAGACAGATGAAGGAAAGCAGCGGGTGGGGCTCTGTCTAGCTAAAGGACACAGTAGAGGCGTGACAGCTGAGCACTGCAAGGGTCACAGAAACATTCTGAGGACACTGCACGGACCACCGGAAAATCTGGATGCGGGCTGTGCATCAGCTAATATTATGTTAAAGTTTAGGAATATGATaatggttttgtgtgtgtgtgtgtgatgcgtGCGCACAGAGACAGAAAACGAGTGGGAGTGCAGGATAACAAAATGTGACACGTGTTAATCCAGGGGAATCTCAGCTAAGGGTTTATGGTGTCCACGACCTACTCTCTCAACCTGTCATTGGCAATGTTTCAAGATCAAAGTTGAGGGGAAGGAGGCTCAGAAGGTAAGCACACGATGCCTGCGCTGCTCTGTCTGTCTTCCCTTGAGTGGGCCTCGTCTTTTCAAGTCCTATAATTAATGACTGATAAGTTATTCTTTCTTTGGCCACgccgcgcggcttgtgggatcttggttccctgaccagggatggattctgggccctcggcagtgaaagtgcagagtcctaaccactggaccgccagggaagtccctaagttatTCTTTGCGGTGATGACAGTCACATTTCTTACTTTCACAAAGCAAGGCTTAGTGACACAGTGTGTTAACTCCTCTCTTACTGGGCTGCCGCCTGCTCCTGAGGGGAGCCCGTCTGCTCCTGTGTGATGCCTGTGAGCTCACAGATGCTCATTTCGAAAATCAAACCGGGACGGCGCCACGCCAGGCGCGTTGCTATGTGACCACAGACCACACACACCAGCGCTCCTTTTCAGGGTTTATTTCATCTGCTAACATTCATCTTGACCTAGACAAAAACAATTAGATGATTATGACTTGCGTTTCCATCATCAACTCATTTTTTTGTATGAGTCACCAAAAGGTTTCttctcaacacttttttttttttttttaataagaagctataaataaataaagctttaaacGCTCCTGGGTTCAAGTTAAACTCTTCCAGTTCCCAAAACGTTCACAGACTCATTGCTTGGACAGTTCTCTCGTCCCTCACGCCTCCTCCGAGAGAGGACATCGAAGGCCTGGGGTGGTGGGAGCGGGGAGCTGTTCACTCACTGCATGTTTGCTTCTGTCCCTCAGCCCTGGGAAGAGCCCTGGGGAGGCCATCCCTTCCCTGGAGCCCCAGCCCGTGGTGTTGGAGGAGATGCTGCAGGCACAAGAAGCCTTTACCTCAAAGCAGGCGTCCTGAGCCGGCAGTGCTGGACGGGAGACCCAAGTGGCCGAGGGGCACTGCCAGCTGGTGCTGTCACTGGCACCCCTGCCTGGATGCTGGCCGGAGCCAGGACCTCCTTCCAGATGCAGTGAAGAAACCGAGGAGACCGTGTGACTTGGGACAACGGGCCATGAGTTAAAACACTCCATTATGTACAAAACACATCCTGCACTCGGGCCACACCCTCAGGAGCGCACCCTGGGGAGGGCTGCTTGAGCCAGGGCGCTGGCCGGGTGCCCGGGGCGCTCACGCACCACAGCTCTCCTCCCGGTGGGAGGCCACAGCAAGCCCCTAGCGTCGCGGGTGCTTGTGCAGGACCCCAGAGCTCTCGTGAACGTGTCCCGCCCTCCTCCCTGGAGCGTGCCCGCCCCAGATGAGTACTGGCGCAGACCCCCATGCTGACCTTCACACCCCTTTAAAAGAGCTGCCTGGGCACTCACCTCCTCAGCATGATGTGTCCGCTCTCGGGGGCCTGTTGACTGCGCTGTCCTTGGACTGCAAGATGAAGTGGCCAGCGCAGGAAGctggcgggcgggggggggggggcggctcAGGCCAGACAGGCAAAGACTAAAGCACCCTTCCGGTGCTTACGGCTCCCTCATTCCACAGGAGGGCAGCTAGGGTGGCCAAGGGGAACCTGGGGCAGGGAACCCTGGCAGGATTTGCCCATGAGGCTGCTGGGGGCGCGGGGCCCTCACCACCCTCGAGTCTGGCCTGCAGCTGCCGGGCACGTGTGCTTCCTCTCCTGGGGAGACGGGGTGCCCATCCACCTCGGGCGTGGGGCTCACACTCAGCTCCCCAGAACCAGGTCTCGGGCCTCATGTCGTGGGGGGCGGGGCGCACATCCAGAGGCGACGCTGGCCTGGCCTCCCCGAGCACAGGAGGGATGGGCGTGGGGCAAGTGTCTACAGTGGACTGAACATGGCTTCTCCAATCTGCAGGGCTGCGGGGAACAGGCCTGACCAGCTGGTAGGGGCAAGGGCGCAGGAAAACGCGGGGAGAGCCGGGGTCGGGGGGCTGTGTATCTGGGTATTAGGGGGGCCACCCAGAGCTGTTTCTTCCAATCCTGGAGGAGAATCTGAAAGCCCGAGTACCCTTTCCTGGCTGTCCTGAACCACCGTGGCCCCAAAGTATGGCTCGTGGGCAGTGGCTGTGGTCTGCAGAGTTCCAGCCAACGGAGGCTTGACTGAACTTTATACACGGGGCTGTGGGGGGAATGGGTCTAAGTCCCACATAAATGTCCAAGTCATGggcttggggctgggggcagcccaCTGACAAAGCCCAGAGGGTCAGAAAGGACAATGCAGGGGGAGAGCTCTTGATTTCTGTCCCCCTTCCTGTCTGAGCTGGTCTGGCTGGGACGTCTGCCTGGACACAGGTGGAAGCATCCTCACCTATGGCCTTCCTACTCCTGGGATGCCCTCCGCACACGCAAGGGGGCAGTGCAGCATGGGGACCATCTCCCCACAGCGCCCCTTGCTCTGGGGACTGAGGAAAACGGGGTAGGGGACCCCAGGTGATGTGCTTTGATCTCTTGACCCGAAGCATGAAGCCACACTGTGGGTTTTGACCTTGGGCTAGAGAGGGGAGTGGGCTTCCCAGGGGCTGGACTAGAGTCTTCTTGGCTTTAGATGGGGTGGGCCCTGACCCTGAAGATGGGTGAGCTGGGAACTCCATTCCTGAGGCTACTTCAGAGGGCTGTGTCTCCACGCAGGCCTTGGGGCCAGGGGTTCCCTGGAGGCTGAGCTACCTGCAGGGAGGCTGAGCTACCTGCAgggggggagcgggcgtgtgccTGGTGGGCATGACCACACACCCGGCCTGGCAGGTCCGCCTTCCACTGCATTGGATTTTTCTAGTCTTCAAACCTGTGGCCGTTGTGACCAGGAGGATGGGAGAGCGGGGACGTACCTGCTCCCAGCCCTGCAGGCCTTGTTGGGGGGTCCTCCAAGCACCCTTCCCTCTGACCCAGTAGGTTCCCACGTTGATTTCTCAGAGCCCCGGcctgggagggtgggaagaaCCGACCCACCAggcccaccccttcccctccctcaacCGTCCGTCCGTCTTCTGGCAAGCGGACGGGGGTCCTCTTCCCACGGAGTTCTGGGGGCCGAGTGTGTTGGTCAGTCTGCCTGGTCCCACCTGCCCCCGCCGGCCGCCACTACCACTTCTCGATGATGTGGCTCATGTAGTCCTCGGTGGGCACGCGGCCGGGCTCCTCGGCGTCCCCCCGCGGCGGCGCCTCCTTGGCCCGGTGCAGCAGGCGCTCCTCGCGGCTCCGGAGGCGCTGCTGCCGGCGCTCCAGCTGCCGCCTGTACTGGTAGCGCTGCTGGAAGAGGTCCCTGGCGTAGTCGTAGAGCTGCACGTCCAGGTCGTTGAGCTCCTCGATGCGCCGGATGGTGTCCTCGCCCACCTCCACGCCGCCCGCCCGCGTGCTGTTGTACTGCATGAAGGGACGGATGAACTTGAGGTTGAACGTCCGCTCGAACAGGTACTGCGTCTTGCGCTGGAACTCGGTCAGGCCGAAGAAGGCCATGCCCCGCAGGTTCTTCTTGGCGCTGTCcagcagcagctgggcccgctTGCCCTCGGGGATGAAGGACAGGTTGTAGCAGCCCACCAGGCTCAGGTCGGCCAGCATGCGCACCTGGCGGTTGCTGGCCAGGTTGTAGGGGCAGTCCATGAACTCCTGCAGCGTGCAGCCCGACCAGTCCGTGCCCTCGTAGCAGGGCGGCAGCTCCTCGGGCGTGGGCGTGCGCCCGTCGCACATGTGCAGCGATGTCTTCCACGTGGCCCCCCGCTGCACGTGCCGCCACTCGCTCAGGTAGCGGGACACGGGGTCTCGCAGCAGGGTGATGTAGTAGAACTTCCTGCAACGAGACGGGGAGCGGGGGGGAGGTGAGGCCGGGGCGTCAGGCAGGGGTGGGGCATGTAGGGACCACTGGGGGGTGAAGGAGCGGGGAGGCTGCAGCCCTGAGTCGGATGGCTCTGCTCAGCGCCCATGCTATGCGACCCCCGGGGAGTGGCCTCACCTCTGAGATTAGCCATCACATCTCAGGTCTCCAAAGGCCCACTGCTGAATGAGAAACCCGGGTGTGAGATGTGATGTAACCTGCAAAAGTCTCAGGCCACCACCACAATAACGAGCGTGACCGCTGCAGTGTCGTGCAGGGCCCAGCCCTGGTGCCCTCCTGAACCCTGGCCCAGGGTCTCCTCTGGGGCCTTCCCCCGAGCCCCAGGCGTGCCCTCCTGCCTGCTCACACCTTGGGAGGGGCAACCTGACTTTGCCCTGCAGGGCGTGGAGGAGAGTGGCCCCAGGGTCCACACTACCTGGTACCAGACGTTTAGAGAGCTGTCACAGTGGCAGGCTTGGTGCAGCCCAAGGGGCCACTGAAAAGTCACTCACAgtcccaggctgcacagcaggtcTGGGCCAGGGCCTCCCACTGGGCCCACTCCACCCCAGGCTCCTGCAGAGctccagtgggggaggggcaccagGAGACCACCCAGCCCCCGGGGTGAGCCGTAACTCATAATTTTTATCGTCTCCCAGGAACTGTTCCAACCCCCAAGGAGTTGGGCACCAATGCCACCTCCCCACGCTGTGGGTAAGGGGCATCCGTCCGTACCATGGGAGAGCTGACTCAAGGAGGGCTGTGCCCCCTTCTCCTCGCTCCCTCGGGGTGAGAGGCAGCTGGGGTGATTCAGGTCCCTGCAGGGTGTGCTGTGATGATCGGCCCCAGTGCCAGGAACTGTGACGGGCCTGGTGGGTGTGGGTCGCCCCAGGGGGGGGTTGCGGCTCTTCTCGGAGCCCCACCTCCAGGGCTGGCAGAGCAGCTGCCTGTGCAGGTGGGGCAGGTCCCAGGCCAAGGGGAACCAGGGCCTGGGGCGAGCAGCCTAGAGTGTCCTCGGAAGTGGGCAGCAGGGGCCCACTGGGTCCCCACACACCACTCCTGGGGGGgtccatcccccctcccccggcccctgccTGATGGCAACATGGAAGCTGCCCCCACACTGCCCCCTCCTCACCGAGGCCCAACAAGAGCAGCCCTCGCACTGCCCTCTGGGAAGCCACGGGGGCACAAGACACGTCGCAGGGTCTGGCAGTGTCCTGATCTGACCGCATCTCCCAGGGGGCAAGGGGGCCCTGGGGTGCGGGCATGATAACTAGCAAGGGCGAAGGTGACGGGGTACCACCGGGGGTCACCCCAGCCTTaggggggcacattcagaaaaccGCAGGAATGGCAGACAGTGGGAGGAGGCCTGGGCAGAGGGCacccagggggctgggggagggagtccGCAGGGAGGAGACAGCAGGGTGGGCATCCTGACTCCTGAGCCCTCCGCGAAGCCTGGGCTCTCCCATCTGTGCCTCGGGCCCCCGTCAGCTCTCATgcgccctgccccagcccaggtgCTGACAGCGCGCTCCGCCTCTGCAGGCGGTCATGTCCCagcccctggggtggggtgggggtggctggCAGCCCCGAtgtgaccccctcccccagctcctgtgGAATGTGCCCTGGTGGCTCTGGCTGCCCCTGGGAGAAGAACAAAGGCCCACCTGTGccctcccagctcctctctgACCACTGGGACCGCCCCACTCCCCGCTTGCTGGCTCCCAAGAAgacaccccagggcctttgcacgaaCTCTGTCCTCCCTCTGTTTCATCAGCTGACTCTGACTCATACCCTAGACCTCAGCCAGAACCACTTCCCAGGGAAGCCTCGTCCTGCAGACACGGCTCCTTCTTGGGCTTCTGTCACAGTGGTAACTTTCCACTGACCTCTCAGCTCACCCTGCGGTAGGGAGGGGGCGGCGGGGAGCTGGTTTCTGTGTGTGCGCCAAGCAGGGCCGTGGTGCCTCTCTGGGGACAAGACTGGGAGGGGCCAGATGGTCCAAGACAGAAGGTGCCTCGGGGCAGGGCCCTCACACAGCACCTTCAGCCCCCGGTGGAGGAAATCAAGCCTTGAGAGGTCAGGCAGCTACCTGGAGGCCCCCAGTGGCTTCAGCACTGGGGTAGGGCGGGAGGCCAGGCCCCTCTCTGCAGACCCTGGTTAGGTGGACTGGCACGGGTGACAGAGACCTTCAACACAGCCAGGACGAGGAGGTCAGTTCATCCCAGGACCAGCCTTCTAGAGACCTAGCATATGACATTTATAAATCCTGACCACGACAACTGCTTCTAAAGAGGCCAcgacagacaggcagacacagAGATACACCTAGAAACGCACGTGGACAAACACAGTGCTGCGTGCAGGCTGCTGGCACACACCGTGTCCACTGCTGGGCCCGGCTGGTCCCTTGTCCCGTCCTCGGCCCTCCCCACCCCGTGTGCACATGGGCAGGCCAGCGTGGTAGATTCTCCTGGACACAGAAAACCAGAGTATGACGTGTCAGCGGACAAAGATTTGTCTACGTGGCCCCACCGAAGCCACGCGGGGTTCAACCTGGTTGCAAGGTGACCTCTGATGGCAAGAACTCACGGTGCACAGCGGGGCACCAGCGCCCGCCCCAGCGTCTGTGTCCCCACAGGCCTCTGCAGTCGCGTAGGCCTGGAGCCCTGCGTCAGCACTTGTCACCGCCCACCACGAGGGCAGGCTTGGAGAAGCCCAGCTGCCCCCCAGACCCTCACGGATCTCAATGCACCCTTGAGAGGGGGACGGGGCCGCTAGCCCTCCTGCGGCGTGCCGGAGCCAGAGCCGACTGAGCCCCCTGGGCCCCTGGGCTCACGCTGACCCCCGCGGCTCCCCTGTGCACCACATGGGTGCTGAGTGGGACGGCCTTGCTCATCGCTGCGTCCCTGGGTGCTGGCCTGGCTGGACAGGAGCAGGGGCTCACCTGTGGTGACCGGGGCGGTGGTGTTCGGATGGGCCGTGCTGAGCCTTCTCTGTTCAGGATgttgccaggccctgggcccccGATTCTGTCCTCCCAACACGGCCTGTGGAGACTAAGGGTCCAGGCAGACCCTAGACCCTGTGTGAGGGGCCACTGGCCCCCGGTCactgcccagccccagccccgctCCTGCCTGGATGGCACGGGAGCCCCTGTGGGTGCGCACCCCTGACTTTGGGCGGCCTCCTCAGGAGCGCATGCGCCTGACCCCCAGCTCCGCTTGCTGGTCCACCCCGGCCCTTGCCTGCTCCGCTGTCCTGACACAGCAGGCACCCGTGGCCACAGGCCCGTGCCCTGGCCACCCTCTGTTCAGCACGCCTGCTCCCGTCTCACTCGCTCTGCGCCCCCCTTGCCCGTTAGGCACATCAGCTGACAGGGCAGCTTTCCTGGCCACTGAAGGGGGAGCGAGGGCACTGATCGAAAGTGAGCAGACGGCAGGTGTGGCGGGGGCAGAAGACCCCCCAGACGACCGACTGTCCACGTCCAGGCAGCTCCCTGCCCAGGACGAAACCAGATGTGTGTTCTCTGGAGGCGCTCATGGCTCAGAGACACGAAGAACTGGGCAGGGGGCCAAACGACGGCCGGCACGCTCATGGGGGACCCAGCTTctgccccagcctcaccccagaGGAAACTGCAGGGTTTCTGCCCCAGAGCGAAGTTCCCCCTGCACTCACATCTGGGGTCCCCCACAAACAGGGGGCCTTCTGCCTCTCACCCTCCAGCAGGATCTGCCCATCCAGGCCGTCCAACTGCTAACCAACAAGGGTTCCAGAAGGACAGAGAGGACATGGCGGAGGAGATGATGAAAGAAACAATGAGAAGTCAAGCACTTAATTCATTTCGAGCGAAATGGCTCGCCCACTGCCCAGCAAATGAACGTGGAGACCAGACCCAAGATTACAGAGATGACCCATGAAGCACGTGGACAGAAAACCAGGACACGTAACGAGTGGGACTCAACTTCTCTATGGAACACCATATGCTAAGAATCAGTGGAGCGATGGCTTCAAAATGCTGACGGGAAATAGACCAACTGTATCTCATACCCAGCCAAGCTTCACACCCGTGAAGGCttgggaaatttattttctgtgaatCCTGTTCTAGGAAGATACTGGAGTATGTATCTCATATagtagatgagaaaaaaaaaaaaaagtgtgggacACAGAAGCTTGAACCCAGGAGAGATCCCAGATGTCCACTGGGCATCCCGCTGGGTCTGTCAGGAGAAGAGGGACGGGGCTTCCAGAAAGAGGGGCCCAGACAGATGACCTGACAAAACACATcactggtggaaaaaaaaaagcgaaCGGTAGGTACATGGCAGATCtttggaatcacctggaaaaaAAGGAGTCTATGAAGATGGAGGACAAAGCAAGTAAAAAgtagggctgggcttccctggtggcgcagtggttgaaagtccgcctgccgatgcaggggacgcgggttcgtgccccggtccgggaagatcccacatgccgcggagcagctgggcccgtgagccatggccgctgagcctgcacgtccggagcctgtgctccgcaacgggagaggccacagcagtgagaggcctgcgtaccgcaaaaaacaaaaaaagaaaaaaaaagaaaaaaaaaaggagggcaaTTGTTAATTCTAGGAAAAACgaaaagttacattaaaaaaaaatgaagtatgttACTAGGCTCAGAAGAAAACACTGGTTTTAGAGACATCATGATATAAACAGTGGTAAGTGACTGAATAAAAACTTGAGCTTTAACTCTCCTTGGAGAATGGGTGGGGTGTGGAGAAGGATAAGGGCAAAAGAACACTTCATCTATCAAAACAGAAAGTACACAGATAACATTTAAACCAATGAAACAAGAAATATCACTATACATGACTCAGAAACATGGAAGTCAATACATGAAGACTACCAAAAAGAGGGGCAAGAGGTCCTTTGGGGAAGCTGGAAAGGAAAAGTAGATCTgttggtttttatcataaaccgCTTGGAGCTATTTGTCTTTAAGCATGTGTGAATTCTTGTAACTAAAAACACTAAAACAATGTGGAAACAGGCTTAAAAAGAAACATATGGAGAGATGCTCCCCTTCATTAGTCATCGAGGGAACAGCACACTCCGCCACAACGTGATACCCACTGGAGCAGCAAAACAAAGTGGGGCAAGGCCAACTTCTGACAAATGCTTACCGGGACAGCTGTTGTGGAGCGACTTCACGGGTAGGCGGAGGGCGCACACACGCTCACCCCGTGACCCTCACACTCACCACGCCCCCACGAGTCCTCTCCTAGGCACACGTCATGGGGAGGCCTCGCCCATGCGCCCTGGGAGATGTGGACAAGACAGTCCACAGCGCTCTGCTGGTGAGAGCCCCAAACATCCACCGCAGAGGCATGCGTACACCAATGGGGTACATTCTTCCAACAGAACACTGCCCAGCAACAGACAGGAACAAACGACAGCGACTCACGGCAGCTCGGGTGAATGTGATGAATAAGATGTTGCAGAAAGAATGCAGATAAGAATATGTAACAGAGTGCAACGATATGGTTTATcaagtttctaaaaataaaacccaagaaaatgcTATTTAGTGATACGTACACACGTACTGAAAACAGTGGCAAGAAAAAGGTGATGAGGGGAAACACAGGAGCCCTCCAGTCAGAGCTTAGCCTTGGTGTCTCGGGGGGCGGTGGCGGGGGAGGCAGGGAATGCGCTAGCCCGTGGTGGCGTCCATGGCACTGATCACGCCCTCGTGCTTAAGGCAGGAGCGAGGGTGCAGGCGTGCATCCTTGGGCTTTATTCCCTATGTACGTTCACGCAACTTCTTTTGTATTTCCCAAACACTGTGTGATAAGGAAAGCAGTGTTAAAACCAAGGTTTTCCAGGGCGGCCTGCGAGGCCCCTGCTGGCCTTGCAGGTGGACCAGCATTCTTGCCAAACCTGGAGCCTCAGTTCCTCAAAGCGTCTGGTGTCCCCTCCCACCTCTGTGCCAGCCAATTCCAGGTGTCTGCAGCCCTTTCCTTACCCCTGACCCCTTCCTACATGCTCATGTGAGTAGGGAGTGGCTCcacgggggaggggaggacccCTTGGGGGCATCACCTCTGGGGACTGTGAGGGTGGCCAGTCTTCTGGGTCAGTCGGGGCCGCCCTGTGGCGTGTGAACTAACCACATGATGCTGAGCCAGCTGCTCCTGCCTCCGGGAAGGAACCACAGCTCCTCCGGAGCTGGAGCTCCCAGCTGATGGCCGGCTTCCCATCCAGGAGGGCCTTGGGGTGCAAACAGTGCGCCCCACCCCCTGGGGCTCCCCTTTCCTGCTGCCAACCCCAAGGCGGGAGACCAGGGACCCTGTTTAGTGACTTGGCGGGCAAATTATGCTCTGTCAGGGTGGGAGGCTTCTGGCATCTTCTGCAAGCACAGCCCTAACTCACATCTTGGCCTAAGTGGGAGCCCACTGTACCCCAGCTTCCAGGGCAGGTCTCCGTGGAGCAGGGCTGCCTGCTACGTCCCAGGAGAGACCCAGGGAGCGGCGCAGAGCACGCCCCAGCCCAGACCGTCCTGCCTGTGAGTCGGGGGCAGGATTCACAGCGCTGTCACCCTAGCGGGGCACACACTGGGACCGGAGGGATGACAAGGAAGCCCTGCTCACACCTCTTCCTCTGAAGCTTCCACCACTGGCTGCTCGCCACCATCTAGCCAGCCAGCCGGCACCCCACACGGTCCACTGCTGGCGGCAGGACGTGGCATGAGGTCGTCCCTCTGCAGCTGTGTGCAAGGTCATTCGGGCCGCCACCATGCGCCATCCCTCTCCCCAGGGTCTTCACCCCATCCTCTCACCCCAATGAGGGCAAGCTCTTGGAAGGCAGGCCTA
This window contains:
- the HS6ST1 gene encoding heparan-sulfate 6-O-sulfotransferase 1, whose protein sequence is MRRRRAGGRTMVERASKFVLVVAGSACFMLILYQYAGPGLSLGAPGGRAPPDDLDLFPTPDPHYEKKYYFPVRELERSLHFDMKGDDVIVFLHIQKTGGTTFGRHLVQNVRLEVPCDCRPGQKKCTCYRPNRRETWLFSRFSTGWSCGLHADWTELTNCVPGVLDRRDPAALRTPRKFYYITLLRDPVSRYLSEWRHVQRGATWKTSLHMCDGRTPTPEELPPCYEGTDWSGCTLQEFMDCPYNLASNRQVRMLADLSLVGCYNLSFIPEGKRAQLLLDSAKKNLRGMAFFGLTEFQRKTQYLFERTFNLKFIRPFMQYNSTRAGGVEVGEDTIRRIEELNDLDVQLYDYARDLFQQRYQYRRQLERRQQRLRSREERLLHRAKEAPPRGDAEEPGRVPTEDYMSHIIEKW